The DNA region TTATAGATCATTCTTATGCAATGAATGTCAATAAATATACCCACATGTGGTAGCTCAAGTGATAACTGGTAAGAGTTTTGAAACTAAGAGGCTAAGATCTGAAGTTCAATTCCCACTAAAACCACCTGCACTGAAGTGTGGTAATGGTGGCGAGACATTGTGCAATTTCCATGGAAAAAAacttagattaaaaaaaataatggcaACAAATATGTTCCTTGCATGGAATTTTAAGAGCAAATATGGGGACTAGGAAAGTTCCTTAGTTCATATTTCTCATTCAAAGACATGCAATAGTTAACTTGATAGTTGCGATATTCATCATCAAGAAAATATCCACCTAATGACTCCTTACTACATGTTTCAATGATCATGCATGCAAAAGACTAGGGTAGCGTATACTTTCAATGGCCAATGTAACTCCATTTTCCTCCgataaaattaaaactagatCTTATTTAGTGTGATAGCCCTAGCATCCACATTACCTCATAAGAAAGTTAGAACAAACTAACTGAACCAAGCTGATAAAGAAATTTTAGTCTTGAGAAGAGACCAAGGAATACGTTTTTTTCTTCTATGGAAATTGACAAAATGAATGCAACTTCAAGAAAGAATCATAAAATGAAGGTAAGGATTAAGCAAACTTCATAAGAGTGATGAGTTTCCTCAAATCCCCATTTAGAAACACTTATTGATTTTGTTtccatataaaaaaacaaaaaattatttttcaaatgtttcTCTATCTGAAAAGGAATCCAGATACAGAAACATTAAGTATTTCCAAATAATGGTGCATAACTTTAAAGACACGAAGCAATGCATGATGCTCACCGGGCGTAAAGGAAGTCCCATAGAGCTAAGGACAACACTTTCTTTTGCTATGTTCATCTCTGATGGATGATGGTATCTACACGAAAATCCAAATTTGCACTCTCCAGTTTTCATGTAATACTGACATTCCGGTTGCCCAGGTCTCTGTGGCAGTGCCTGTTCGTTCTGTCCACTGCTCGATGGATCGACAGCAGAAGGCAATGATAAATAACTTCCAGGCGAAAAATTTGTTACTCCATACATAGGAGCACCTCCAACtgttgattggttgtttgaggAAGCTAATGAACTGACAGGAGTCTGTTCCAGACAAAATACATCTTAATAAACccattagtaaaaaaaattaatcctaAAACGAAACAGTCCATACCTGGTAGGGGTAGAAGCTTTGGAAGGAAACAACTCCTGAAGGAAGCATAACAGGACCGTAACCCCCTGGGATATATGAACCTGGAAGAAGAGTTGGAGTTGGTCTTGCCATAGGCCAATTACCAGTAACCATTGGAGCCTGCATTGTTGGATAAACTGGTTGTGATGGAATAGGCAATGGATTAGCGGATGTTGGTAGACCCTGTAAGCCAAATGGTTGAGGATGATGGAATTTACAAGTTACGCCAAATTTACACTTCCCTGTTTTCACATAGTAAGAACACTCTTTTTCACCCTGAGACAAAAGTTGTACATTTAGGGTCATGTAAATgaaagataaagataaagatcAAAGATTCAACAAAGTTCTCTACCGGTCTCAAAGGGTAACCAGCTATGTTGAATGTCACAGAGCCAATAGTTCCACCTCCCTGTCGTGGATGATGATACTTACATGAAGCCCCAAATTTGCACATACCCGTTCTCATATAATACTGTAAAATGTAAAGAATTTGACATCTTCATGATGATGAATATACATGGAAGGAGAATTCGAATGAAATACCTGACAAACAGGTCTGCCTACTCGCTCTGGATACATCCCTCCTCCTGCAGCTCTTATCGGACCACTCATCATCTATTATTAACCATTTGAATCAAATTTAACCTAGTTATCCAGACTTGTCACTAACTATAAACATGGTGAAATATCAGATCAGGCAGGATCAGATCATGAGAGATATCAGTTTGAAACCCTTAAACAAAACCCTAAAAGATTTCAGAGCATTACCAGACTTCGATCCCGAGGATGGTTGAACCGACATCTAGCACCATATCCACAGAAACCAGTCCTCAAGTAGTAGATACAATCAGGCTCTTCTGGGAATTCAGGATAAGattcaccaccaccaccgccaccgcctcctcctcctccagaTGATAGTCCTAACTGCCACAGAGGCTCTGCATTTTGCAAACGGAATTCCACATTACCAATTCGATCCGAATCGAGGCTAATGCAGATGGAATTGGACAAAATTGAAGGTTCATAAACTGACTTATTACCTTCAAGACCTGTATCTTCGGGTTGAGAACTCCACTCCACCGGCGGATCAGACTGTGTACCTTCCATAGACGATGTCCGACCGTACCTCTCCATTAGAAGAATTATAAAACaggaaatatattatataaatatgtactAACTATGGTATATGTGTGTAAATCTAAATCTCCTTCTCTATATATGAATGGAAATACAGATGTATGAGAATGTTGGGTCCGATCAAAATGGGGTCGGGAAGGAGAATAGAGAGAGATGAGCAAATGGGTTTTCTTCTTTCTCGTCTATCTGTGCATCAGTCCATGACTGGTCTGGTTTTCGACTCTTaaaacacacacacaaacacacacaatCTCTCTAAAGGTGTATGTTGCGTGccctttctctctcctctcacCGTTTCTGAAGAtcgtattttgatatttatggAAAAAGTTTGcgtctttttcttcttctttctttcttttttatttcttctgGGTTGCACCAAACAGGACAGTTATTACCTGAAATCAGCTCGATTAGTAACCCTTTTTTTACCGGGAAGACGATGGTGAAATGCCAACTAATCAGCTTCCGACTTTGTTTACGTTAATGACAATTCTACCCTCCTCGTACTTGTGAACATAATTAACCGTTTACACTGATTAACATGACCACCACCGGACTAAACAAACTTAGGACgactttttatgtttttatgtttttatgttttttatatgtGATTCTAATATGttctttttatcaattttttatttattttttttatacatttaatgtatttatatttatttaaataaaagtttccGACTAGGGTTTAGGATTATATTACCGTAATACCATATTTGATTAACATAATCACCATTTCCAGATCCCAGTGTATAATGGGTTCAAAAGTTTGAACTgctcaaatttaataattaaaccgACGTTCAAACTGACTAAAATATAAccgtttaaatatttattcaaacaattaatgTACTTTTTATGCCCAAAATTGTATGTATTTGctgagtttatttaaattaaataatatattttaataaaaaaactaaaaatatgttTGGTCTCAATGGACTTGTAGacatttaaaaaagatatattattttatattttttttactttttttaaaatttatttttgatataatatttcacaattaaaacatacaagaattacaaatttttaaaaatgaataacaactttaattctaataaaaaaaaatatttaaaaatattagtttaaccTAACCGGACTTAAATAATCGGGTTATAAATGACCACCAACAATAATTAacaatcatttaattaaattttaaaatcaaaaatttcgTTATATCTTCAGTTAAATTAACTTAAGTATTAgggtttttaaattattatattaaaaataaaacaaatattattttaaaaaaaattaaactaaaatttaggaATAGTAAGTAAGACACAAATGACACAATACAAAATGTTTCAGACACAAGTTTAGTTGTGCCTCCCTAGCTGTTGAACTCTATCTTCATACATCtataaactaaaacaaattTACTCACAcaatccaaatttaaaaaaaaattcttaaatccatttttttttattaaatgttatatttaagtgaaataatatatactttaaaacaatacatttcaaatattattttgagtatGTTTTAATCAATCATGTGTTAAACTTTagacataatttaattattttttactattttatttatttttaattcttcaaatatgaaaaaatattttatataatatttacataatcACTCTTAGAACttgaaaaagttaatatataaaaaaagtatggTCAAATATGATTAtcttatatttaacaaataaaaaaaatgtgaattataaaaataaaaaaacttttgttaagaaaaaaaatatataaaaattaaatttatgttaaatcacaaactaaaataaatagtttattcaggtaattaaaaataaaattaaaaattattttaattaattaaataatttaataaaatttataatcaaatagtttaattaaaatgtaaattaaatagaaaaatttgagattaaattatttatattagtagATTAGTATTgaaaaatttctcaaataaactattatcattttttgtcttaataaataaatcaaaccatatcttataaataaggtattaaataaaaagttatgttacttattagttttttatataataaataacacCTAAAAAAgcaattaattattagaattaataaaataaaattgaaatttaaaataaataaattatataataaaatttgaaattacttaatatgaaataaatatacttttaattgtttaattatttaagaaatttaagAAGAGAGAAGGGTAAATGAGTGACTGTTTTATCGGGCCGCCGGGCCCATATGTAGAATTTTATGACCTCCCACGCCCCGGCGGGTCCCACTGTCACTACTACTCTTTGTTACTATGGGGTTGGTTATAAAGTGAGGGAGGAGAATAAAGATATTGGTTAGAAGATACGGACAATGAAGAGAAGCTGACATTTCCATACACCAACCAACCGTGGACACGTGCCTTTAATTTAACTCGGTTTTGTTTAAGACAATCAATATAATCAGTTTTTGTTTCACAtcttgagcttgtttgatgattAGTTTAGGGGTTTTCTAGGTTTTGtaaaaaaatctcattaaacagaatttttttaggttttaatggttgaattattataattgtagacactaaaatttgattgacttaatttataaaaaaatttaaataattttgagtcattaaaataatttttgacaaTTATAAACCATTCCTTTTCCCCGATGCATTATCTAAATACCAATTTATCTAATCGCACCTTATTCTCAAACTTGGTGGCTCGGGTGATTGGCACTCATGTAGGCTCATCTTGCATACAAATGATGGGGTCCAAAGTCCTGCATTTACCAAGAACATTTCTTCCCTTAAGCGTAAAACTGAAGATTGTAAGGCCTTTCCACTTGGGGATTGTCCCTGCGCAACGTGCTACCATAGATGTTGCCTATCCGTTTTTCTTCGGTTGTTAAGggatttaataattatcttgGATAAATGTTACCccaatgaattatttgattcatattaatGCAATGCGGTCAAATGAAGAAGATTGGCCCCTACTAAAATAGATGAGAGTAAATGATGAAGACTCAAAAAACGGTTTAAGATGGTATTGTCATAGGAGAAACCACCCCAAAGCAAGgggaaaatttgatgaaatgaccctcaTAATAGGGGTAAATGAGCTGATGATCAacgcataattttaaatggcttggtgaccactttatatttttttgacgaaattgcctCTGACGCAACCGGATGCCATGTGAAAAGTTCACAATCGCGAGATACAACCTCGGTTGCGAGAAACAACCTGCAATCGCGAAACACAACCACCGGTTGCGAGACGTAACCGAATGccatgtgaaaagtccacaaatTGCGAGACGCAACCCCGGTTGCGAGAAGCAATCGGCAATCGAGAGACGCAACCGGAAATTGCGAGacacaaatattttcaaaaaaaactgtGTCTCGCGATTGTAGGTTGTTTCTCGCAACCGGGGTTGCATCTCgcgattgtggacttttcacatggCATTTGATTGTGCGTCTCGCAACCGGCGATTGCGTTTCACGACAGAaacaatttcgtcaaaaaatataaaatgattattagcacatttaaaattatacaccGCTAGTTTACCCCTTTTTAAGGTCATTTCAACAAATTTCTCAAAGCAAGTCATCTTTCTCCTTCATAAAAATGTTGTACTatctttttttagtataatatagGAGAGGTTTGATTTTCAACGGGCGGATggtaatcataataattaaaatgaagataaaaataaaataaataattatttaagaaaaatattgtatccatctatcataatataattaaaataattaaagtaaagaCAAAAggcaaattaaataattattatggatacatgttttattcatttaatccaaaataattaagttaaggctaaaaataaattaaataattatgtaggGAAGATGgtgtatttatttattctacaataattaaaattaatgacttaaattgattatttgaaaagaaaaaaatgttgtaaccattttaatcttaatataattaaaaataaattcgtaaaatatagaaaataataaataaaataggcaaaaataaattttatttctattaattaagtttttatgttttttaataaataaaaaatatacaaaaattgaaagaaaagtaaagaaagaaaaaatgtaaaCGGATCAAAACTGTTTGACCTAAAAGAAATAGGTCACAGCTAGCAACCACCTGACCAAATGGAGGGACTAACTCCCATACTAATGGAAGAGACACAGATCACCTCACACAGACGGAACGCCCAAGaccaatttaatttaatttaaataaaataaattaattttttaattaaaatttatcatttcttCCTTATTTCTTTTATGAGAAGAATACGGattataatgaatatatatatttatatatatattttaaataatgattttttaaaaaatttatttcaaattaattaaaatatatgattaatcttttaaaaatcgTGTCTTCAATCCCAATACATCCGACATCAACTTTTGAGCGCTTAcagtcatttatatatatatatatatatatatatatatatatatatatatatatatatatatatatatatatatatatatatatatatatatatattttattttattttattttagtatttttttattgttaaatgagttatttaataattagaatataagatgttatttataaaaaaattaaataaaatatcaaaagaaCTTCAAAAACtcatattgatttattttgttcatattcCAGTTACTTAACTTATTTGGttacttaaataaatttgttctGTTTTGAGATTATAAAAaagttgaattatttgattaaatattaatattttaaaaaataattagtatttttatattttgattgatttaattaatgagggaataaataaaaaaaattgaattgtgctttaaaattattcaaataacttagaATTAGCCTAAATAAGATGtcataattgataattttaataatttattgatgatgaaaataagattatttgaattaaatttaaataactcacaGTAAACTAGCATttgaattagttttatttaatgagTTTAGGatatttttgagtttaaaaaaaaattatttgattaaaatattaaaatgagtttttattaaattttaaatataaaatatatttgactaatttattttttttataaaattaaatgccttatattttttatcacacaaaaaaaaatctttaaaaaaataaagaataaaaagcCTTCAACAAGGCTATGGCTTAGGCAAAGTTCTATTAACAACCAATACTCCTACATAGTTTGGTACCCAAAACAATCACACCTCATGGAAAAAAATCACACATTCCTTTGACCCAAGACTTTCAGCTCAATTGAGACAAGATAGTCTagagaaaggaaaaaaaaaatatcagtcTCACTCTTACCATCAACACGATAAAATGACTTCTTTTAgcaaaagataaataattaaaaaaaaatacaaaaatgatTTGAGAAAACCAAAGCTTAATTAttatttcctttttctttttgtaaatgAGACACATTTTGATTGAATACATAAACAGTGCCaatataaattgtaaagatAACAGATATATAATGCACCATAATAATTACATACCCAATTAATTTTCACATtctaatacaaatattatatatatatatatatatatataataaatatgagatatATTTGTATAGAAATAGAAACCATATTTACTATTTTGTTGTTGATGAGATCATGAAGAGtggattaatatattttaacactACAAATTCAGATAGATAGTTACCTATTACATACCTATTGTCAATCTTTAATAGAAATTATTGAAAGGCGAAAGAAGAAACATTTTGCcgcaaaatatgttaaacaagCATCTAGATGGAACTTGGTATACGAGAACGAACTCAAAGGACGGAAcacatcaaatcaaatatgAGATTAATTGTGATATAGGGTTTCTGTTTGACCGTCAATAGGTTTCATTTGACTTGAAGACCAATTTACACATGTTGCAAAAGAACAAAACTATTACTCTATGTCCAAAATTGCAATCAATTATATATGTGTCacattcaataataaataaatgacattaGATTGCGTATGAAATTGAGTAAATGACAATTATTAAGATAAggattatataaaatttgatagaTAAAAGAGGAAATGTATTTACCATCAATGCTAGTGTGGACAAACAACCTAAACAAATGTAGCTATATGCTTCCACCAAATTGGAGATGGGAACTCTCGTGAAAGCTTCATTTGCCCTAGCAATATTTAATGCACCCACAAATTTTGTTCAAGTTAAATTAGAGAATAATGGTGAAATTGAACCAGACACAACTCTCTAAGTATTGGAAGAACCTCGCCTTTATTCATGCATGTTTTTGGTTGATCTTGTCTCTAAATTGACGTTTTTCGGTGTCAGTTCACATTATCATTTGTATAGTTATTGTTAAGATCAAAATATTCAATGTGGTTATATATGctgatttaattaaattagaatcaATCTAAATTGATAAAGAATAGCAAAAGAAATAACATGCAAATATTAACATAGTTTGGTAAATCGACCGTTCCTACATTCTTAAGTGTGTCAACATCCTATTATTCCATGTAAAACCGAGGAATACATTAATACAAATGATTAAATTAATCAACCCActaattacatatatattccaattaatatatataataaataatagaaataaatctcaaatagaCATGTATTTATATTAGTGACTTCTAATTTAAACTTAAGACAAtgaaaaaaattctataaatgTATGTAttactaaaaattaattcatttaatatctcacataattatatttattcatgatattaattcatcattttcttttttatattatttatctaaataatttattatattgagtGTAATGGTAAGGTACAAGCAATTATCGAGTTATTTACATACATTTTACTCTAagtaacataaaaaaaaaaaaagatgtgaaatatttgtttgaacatTGTTGTCAATCACATCTTGATTCAACATCTTCATTCTATTATGGTAGATCTTTAAATCAAAAAACATATATCAAGCTCAAAAGATTACATTGAATCAAAAAAGATGGCAAATTTATTATAAAGGTTATTCCTTCATGGTTATTTTGGGGgatttttatccaaaaaccaaaaatctCATCAACCattatttcataattcaaatcattattttaaatatacaaaataccaaattactccgttatttaaaaatattttataattttattatactattatttgAGGACAATTAAgtaaataatcttataaaaggagttttttactttttacatCAAATAAGATCTTTCAGAGTTTACCTTCACTAATAtttggagagaaaaaaatagttaCACTGATCCATTTGTaccaaataaattttcaaagaaGAAAGACTATATTACTTGTCTTGTCATAGTTTTAGAATAATAGTTGTAATTTAATTGAACAATGGAGAAtttgtttttttccttttagttaaattttgtttgttttttcttattttaaatattgatttattttacagaaatatattattatctttaaagTAATATAGTTGGGAAAAAAAGCTAAGGTTTAGCCAATTGTGCTTATGTCTTTGAAAGTATCCTTCTAATATTTAAGGGTTATAATTTCTTCTACCATCTCTCAAAGTTAGATATTTATGGCtcttatgtcattttttttaatacttttaaaaatgatatagagaTTTGTTGAGGTGGAATTCTGGTATCATACTAGTTctcttttattcaaataaaaaaaatgatacaaaaatttataatagattaatacaaaattaattaaatgaatctAACATAATTGGTTAGTTATCCTTTTAATCgacataataattataaatttagtgttcaaaattaagtaaaaacatattttaaatttttatctatTCATGCAAGTGCAAatcaaagaagagaaaaaaaaatttaggcATTAACCATGAGTCTATCATAGCTATAATGATATTAATAACTAAAGTACATTAATTCATCATGCCTAATTAACTATccgaataaattctaattaagatTTGTATATTACTCAAATACAATAGTATTTCACCTTGGTATTGGGTAATGAATCTATTTCTTACCCACTTTATATCCATGTTGTTTTCTATGTGAAATTTGAGtacaattatcaaaatattcttagtatttatttatttttaattgtatacTGAAAACATTAAAGacattgtaatattttaattattgatcaAAATGAGCAATGATGAGATAGctattaaatccaaataaaacacatcaaacaagcctttaGATAGATGACCTGgataaaagaatttaaaaaaataattaaaattagtagTTGGTTAATAATCTATTGGAAACAATAAGTATCTTCTCATTTGTGCACGCACAAAGTGTCGGcgctttcttattttatttttcatttttctaatcCCTTTTATGAGTTGgaccaaatattttaaatactgataatatatatatatatatatatatatatatatatatatatatatatatatatatatatatatatatatatatatatatatatatatatatatatatttaataatgtttatatatgtctatatttcttaaaataaaataaaaaatcagaaaaaaagacattctcaaaaataataattcaatttgacaaaattattttactcCATAATTTTtgcattaaaatttaaatcataatttcaaTTCTACAATAACTAACATTTAAAATTCTATGTTTTTCATCCAACTATAATGtcctaaaaataatgaattgaaattataattttaataaagtatcacattatatttcttttcttttgtctCTAAATATTATCTCATCttcaactaattaataaaaattgaaagaataaCCTTGAATTGCCAATTTTAGGTGAGTCTTCTCGTCGTCCCAACATGATTtgaaaaaacttttattttaaaaattttataaattgggagATTTGACTTTTACTATATTTTGGGTTTATAAGAGTTGCCGCCTAATTTTTATCGGAAATTAGGAAAACATGTTTATGTATTTAAACGCATTTTTAAGATTCTGTTTTATGGTTCGGGGCTTGGTTATACTCGAGAAATGACTTTTAACGTTTTGTCTTATGTGCCCATCAAAATGACGACATTTGCTTCAAAATTTTgaccaattttaaaaattttaccaaatttgaataaatacttagtgaagcttgtttcacttctatcagcgctgcaaatattgaataaaacaaGCTTCATCAgatagtgcttgtttcactcatttgagcatTGTAAATACCCAAGTGAAACTTGCTTCACCGAATAgcgcttgttttattttttttattctttttcagaCTTAAATAAaggcataaatgtttttacatgaacgtataaatgtttttacataaatgtgttagtgattttacattaacatttatatatatttaatatataattatataaaatataaaataatttaaatatatatattttttttaaatatcttacaaataaattttgaaatattttgttttacaaattcatttaaatatatttacaaaataatttaaatatcttttaaaaataattaaaaatatgttgttatatatatatatttaatatgtaattatataaattttaaaataatttatcaaaatatatttcaatacattacaaacaaatttatgcatattgaatatataattcataatttgtacaaattcatttgaatatatcacaattataaaatataattataatcatttataaaaattaatttaaatatctcaaatcacatcatttataattattattttaaacatgaaataaaattatattaattcataattattaatttatatatatatcagaaataaaattatatgaattattatttaatcatttaaatacatcacaaataaatttattaacataatttataaatcggaGTAAAATGAAGTTCGCTTCACTCAACagtaaatatatgttaatcAGTTTTACATGGACAATCTCATGTAAAACGGTGTAGACCGTCTCTTCAATGAGTCATGTAAAACGGAGTGAAgcgaagcaaacttcacttatTTCCGCTTCTAGTGAACCCAGAATGAAATACAGGTTTTGGGTTCTCTCTTCCTTTCaacccaaatttaatttattaatataataatactgtTGAGTTTTGATtagtccgcaacaggggaacacccaAATTCGGTAACAGATCTGATCccaacttttttaaaataaaaaattaataataatttacagtCATCTTAGATCTTAGTTCGTTTTTAGTGGATAAATTCAAATAGATCCATTATAACCTTTTAACAACTAATAGATGAAATAGTTTAACATATCTAAACATCATactaaactaaatttaaaattgttaaatttatacatatatatttcacGAGGAGTGATGgggagagggaatttgagggagaatgatgtgtcactacatcacttgttgaaaaaatgataaaaggtgaggagagagaacagagaaa from Impatiens glandulifera chromosome 5, dImpGla2.1, whole genome shotgun sequence includes:
- the LOC124938733 gene encoding zinc finger CCCH domain-containing protein 34-like, whose translation is MERYGRTSSMEGTQSDPPVEWSSQPEDTGLEEPLWQLGLSSGGGGGGGGGGGESYPEFPEEPDCIYYLRTGFCGYGARCRFNHPRDRSLMMSGPIRAAGGGMYPERVGRPVCQYYMRTGMCKFGASCKYHHPRQGGGTIGSVTFNIAGYPLRPGEKECSYYVKTGKCKFGVTCKFHHPQPFGLQGLPTSANPLPIPSQPVYPTMQAPMVTGNWPMARPTPTLLPGSYIPGGYGPVMLPSGVVSFQSFYPYQTPVSSLASSNNQSTVGGAPMYGVTNFSPGSYLSLPSAVDPSSSGQNEQALPQRPGQPECQYYMKTGECKFGFSCRYHHPSEMNIAKESVVLSSMGLPLRPGIPICSHYAQNNVCKFGPSCKFDHPMGNISYSPSASSLSDMPVAPYPIGSSSMGTLASSSSSSDMKPETLSGINKDTTVLSSRSSPSTSTSTGSTTTNLILSQSGSTAQASESSLIPSIGSEVKTSN